AAACTATTTCTTCATCTTTTGACATTAATGATTTTGGATTGATGTGTACAGATATATTTGTAAGGGTCAAATATAGAACTTGATACTGGAAAACTGGGTTTGCACATTGCTATTAATTCagaacttctaaaaaaaaattatattataaaagtaaaaggaaacTGTGAAATTAAGATTACATTAagaaagaaatggttttagtaaAACATTACATTTGTCGATAAGTGATGGTATGTTAGGATTTAGAAAATCTTGTAAAGTGACGGAACTTTTGTTTATATCAATATTCGTTTCAATGACAGGTATGATTCTATCCAAGTTATgatgtacctttttttttcaatgcatGCTTTATTATAATAATGTTATTACCTTTCTAAATTATTACCAGCATCACCCTGTACTTCCCTTAACCCCAAACTTTGAAGCATCAATTCATTCTTCCTACATCATCACTTATCATTCTTTGTTTATGATATTGTGTGGCCTACTGGCCTTAATAGGCCAAAAGATCTAAAGGTAGTTCTTGTCCACACTGGTAGTACAAATTTAGGATCGCTTGTTGAATTCTAATTAATTCAGAATAGAGCACAAATTGTTGCTTTGATACGACGAAAGGTTTAAAAACTTGATGAAAGCATAAGGATTCTTGTAGTAGTGGTTCTCAGAATACCAGTTTCCATGATGTTATAATGCAATCTCAAGATAATTTAGAAACTCACAGGTATCTTTACCACCAGggtgaaaataaatttcaaaatatatgatTTTGGTTGTGAATATTGTAGTCTCCTTTGGAATTGATTTGTTAACCATAGCTAATATTTTAATGGCTTTCCAGGTATGATGTTGCTTCGTTCCTCAATTACAAGTTTCTTAGTACCGGTGAACTTGTAAGATTCATTATCAGATTTATATACTTTTGGGACAATAACAATTTTCTTAACATAAGTCCCTTTCAGTTATTAATAtctttggaaagaaaaaaaaatttacaactcTTCCATGTCTACATGCTAAATGAAACTGGCTGCTTTGTAATGTTTGTCACATAAAAATGCTTCATGAACAGCAGCTGCTTGGATGCCCTTGCTGATGTTTAATGTGATTTAAATTTAGGATAATATGAGCGAGGCTAATTTAGAGTTGAATTTATTCTATTTGGTTTAAGCATTGGttcttgtgctttttttttttttgggggggggcaTAACTAGCTTCTCTCTTCATGAGGGAAGGGAAAGAGTTGCATATATAACTTTATAGCTTACTAGCTGATATCGATAACCTGCCACTTTCAGTGGTCAAGAACAATGAGTTACCTGTGGGAATTAGGAATCAAATTGTCAGGGTCACTAATATTTGGTacatttcctataaaaatataGAACCATATTGGTTCAGATCATAAAATCattaggtatttttttttcctggttaaTTACTGTTCTCATACATTCAATTTATCCGGATAAGGAATACTATTAGCAAAAGAAACAATCAGGCTagcaaaataacaaaaaaaaggagCTTTATTTTGCAACGCATTTATGGTATACATACTCAATGCAACAAGGTGCACTTATCATGCCCTCACAAAATCAGTATCTATGTTAACCCCTTGCATCCAATTATATGGTAAATGTGATACTGTCCAGTGtccaaataaaaatcataatgcATGATATTGGCTAATATATGTAAAGGTGCTATTATATATCACAGGCAGTTCGTGTACGATTTTCTGGCTTTGGTAATGAGGAGGATGAATGGGTGAATGTAAAAAGGGGAGTGCGTGAGCGGTCTATTCCTTTAGAACACTCTGAGTGTCATAAGGTGAAGCTTGGAGATCCTGTCCTGTGCTTCCAGGTAATGTTTTccttggttttatttatttttggatatgATCAATAAGCTGTGTTACAATCATGGGTCCTCATACAAACATTATGCCTTTGAGATAATGACTTCTTAGATATGAAAAAGTCTTGAATAATAAACTGTCATAttatctttctttgttctttttcttttttttcttttttttgagaagaaaactGTAATGTTATCAGTCTGTCTTAATTCAGGAAGATAATAATGGAGTGGCCTGGTTAGATATTTTCGAAAACTTTCCTCAACATTATAgttgtctctttctttttaccTCAACAGTCAACAGTGATGCCAGACAATATCTATTTTTGCTAATTGATGCCAGACAATATCAAATGGAGGATAAAGGGGAAAATTGAGCATAGTGGAAAATGATAAACCAAAGATCAGCACTTAGGGGTTTGCATGGAATCAGCACCAACCAACTTAATTCAGCACCTAAGATGCTAGGAATTAGCACCCagcaattgaaaattttccaattcaaAATTCCATTCGTCAAAGTCCACCTTGGTGtcttgcatgttaattggagCCTTTTTAAAATAGGCTTCAAAGAGCACATCAATAAGAAAAGTAATTCAAACATAAAACATATTCCCACAAAAACATCAATCAAGACAAAATTACATCAATAActcttcaaaatttgaaattcaaattagcACTAATTTGGTGCATCTTGGTGTCTGCACCTGGCTTATTAACAGGAAAGGGAAGATCGTGCAGTTTACCATGATGCCTATGTTGTGGGAATTCAAAAGAGGCAACATGACATTCGGGGCTGCAGGTGCATCTTCACTGTCCGCTATGATCATGATAATACTGAGGTAATAAAggacaaattacattgtttaaatttctctctctctctctctctctcacacacatatGTGCATGCATGTCTGTGTGCGCAAAGCTTcctaatttctttcttcttgtaTCTGATCACTGCTCTTAAAAAATATTGGTTGTGTGAAAACTATGTTCATTATTGCTGCCTGATTTCATTTGGTGCGTGACAGGAAAAAGTTGATCTTGGGAGGATATGTTGCAGGCCGAAATACTATTCACGGTCCCCTCTGGGTATTGAAGTAGGGCCTACACAACATTATTCACAGCCCACCTTTGACATCCAAGAAGGAGTTAAATTTCCTTTTTAGCTTGCGTTCACCCTAAGAAGtgatctttctttcttttctttttttctttttttttaattattttgtggCTAAATGGAAGTTATCTTTTTCACTTCTTGCGAAGTGTGACATTGGGATATGTTTGTACATAAGGCAAAACTTGTGGTACTCGGAAAATCTTGGAATGTTGTGTCTATGGATGTGATCCTAGAGACTTCATTACtgtttttgttagattttttttttttttttggtttcggAAAGGGACAACAGGCCACATATATGAACTAGATAGTCTAGACTCTAGATGACCACTTTaacttcttctcctttttttttttctttttttttcttttttttttggtttttgggacACTGAATTGTTCAATTTTAGGGGggccaaaaatgaaaattttgaactaaatcttacgtataatttatattagcatattttagtaagaaaaaatcaaaaggcCAGGGGGCCATGGTCCCCTTGGTCTGTTGTAGTTCTG
This genomic stretch from Castanea sativa cultivar Marrone di Chiusa Pesio chromosome 1, ASM4071231v1 harbors:
- the LOC142622103 gene encoding protein SAWADEE HOMEODOMAIN HOMOLOG 1-like codes for the protein MEGFGPKDSLSEFTLTEIKDMEKIFKERGEQSLGQAFFQDIATSFSCSASRAGKSAITWEQVQNCFQNTQEQLQYKVTPSSGALKLFDDLSDVPISSKAPESFFNPKGKKISDLSGLTYEAKSMKDNAWYDVASFLNYKFLSTGELAVRVRFSGFGNEEDEWVNVKRGVRERSIPLEHSECHKVKLGDPVLCFQEREDRAVYHDAYVVGIQKRQHDIRGCRCIFTVRYDHDNTEEKVDLGRICCRPKYYSRSPLGIEVGPTQHYSQPTFDIQEGVKFPF